The Sagittula stellata E-37 sequence GACCAGCGCGGCGGCCACTGCCTCCGGCCCGTGCGCCTCAAGCAGGCGGGCGGCGAACTCGGCCTGGTCCTCCGGCACGCCCATCTGCCACGACGGATCGGTCAGCAGCTTTTCCTCGTCGCGCGCGCTGATGTCCTCGGCCGAAGGCGGCACGGCCCACTCCGCCGTGATCTTCGCCCATTTCAGCAGGCGCTCGGCCTTCTTCACCGACTTGGGCGGCACGATCAGGGCCGAGATACCCTTCTTCCCCGCGCGCCCGGTCCGCCCAGAGCGGTGCAGCAGGCTTTCGGTGTTGGTCGGCAGGTCGGCATGAATGACCAGCGACAGGTTCGGCAGGTCGATGCCCCGCGCAGCAACGTCGGTCGCGACGCAGACCCGCGCCCGCCCGTCGCGCATCGCCTGCAGCGCGTGTGTGCGTTCCTGCTGGCTGAGCTCGCCGGACAGCGAGACCACCGACAGGCCGCGGTTGTGCAGACGCGCCGTCAGGTGGTTCACCTGCGCGCGGGTGTTGGCGAAGACGATCGCGCTTTCGTCGTCGTGAAACCGCAGCAGGTTGAAGATCGCGTGATCCGAATCCGCCTGCGCCACGCGCAGCGCCTTGTAGGCGATGTCGGCGTGCTGCTGGGCCTTGTTGATGGTGTTGATCCGGAAGGCGTCCTTCTGGAACTCCTCCGCGATCCGGCCGATAACCGGCGACACGGTGGCCGAGAACAGCAGTGTGCGCCGCTCGGCGGGGGCGGTCTGAAGGATGAACTCCAGATCTTCGCGGAAGCCCAGGTCCAGCATCTCGTCGGCCTCGTCCAGCACCACCGCGCGCACGTCGCTCAGATCCAGCGCGCCGCGCCGGATGTGGTCGCAGAGCCGCCCGGGCGTGCCCACGACGATATGCGTGCCGCGTTCGAGAAAGCGCCGCTCCTGCCGGACATCCATGCCGCCGACGCAGGAATTCACCATCGCGCCGGTCTTTTCGTACAGCCAGCGCAGCTCCTGCATCACCTGGAAGGCCAGTTCGCGCGTGGGGGCCACGACCAGCGCCAGCGGTGTGCCGGCGGGTCCGAAGGCCTGTTCCTCGCCCAGAAGCGTCGGCGCGATGGCAAGGCCGAAGCCCACCGTCTTGCCCGATCCGGTCTGCGCCGACACCAGCAGGTCGCGCCCGAAGGCCTCCGGTGCGGTCACGGCCTCCTGCACGGGGGTAAGGGTGGCGTAACCGCGTTCGGTCAGCGCGTCGGTCAGGGCAGGAATCATGCGGAGCGGCTCCGGAAAAGGGCGCCCGGGTCCGGACGCGGAAGGGTCGGCATCTGGCAGGATGCGGGATAAGTCTGCCGGAATGCCGGCTGCAAACACGTCAAAACGACAGGGCGGACCCTGTCCCGGTGCCTGCCCGGGCGGTCGACCTGTCGCGTTATAGGAAGAATGGTGGAGCCTAGGGGGATCGAACCCCTGACCTCTACAATGCCATTGTAGCGCTCTCCCAGCTGAGCTAAGGCCCCATCTTCTGGTCTTCTCCGGCGGGCCGTTCGGCCTGTCGAAGTGTCGTCCCTGGGCGGCGCATCCGCGCCGTGCGGGGGTGATTACGAGAAGCCGCCAGCGGGATCAAGCGGAAAATGCACCCCGCGTCGCGGCTTTTGTTGTGGCCCGTCTTGCGGCGGGCAGGCAGCCCCTCCCCATCGGGAAGAGGCCAAAGCGTGCGATCAGGAATCGTCGTCCTCGTTGGACACGTCCGTGATGTCGTCGAGCGAGACGTTGTCGTCGTCCTCGTCTTCCAGAACATCGTCGTCGTCCAGATCGACTTCGACATCGTCGTCGTCCAGCAGATCGACGTCTTCCGAGTCTTTCTTCTTCGCCTTCGAGGCCTGATCCTCGGCATCCGCCGCGATCATGCTGCGCTTGCCGGTGTCGATGTTCACGACCTCACCGGTGTACGGGCTGACGATCGGGTTGCGGTTCAGGTCGTAAAAGCGCTTGCCGGTGGTCGGGCAGACGCGCTTCGTGCCCCATTCTTCCTTCGGCATGGGTATTCCCCTCTTGATGCTGGGCCCTTGCGCGGCCCCGTCGACAATCTGCGCCCCCTGCCATATGACCGGTTCGATGTCAAAGCTTTTGGGGGAAGGCGTCATATGGGGCAGATCCGCCTGACTGGCAACCCCGAGATTGCGGTCACCGTACGCCGGTCCGCCCGTGCACGCCGGCTGAGCCTGCGGATCTCGCAGCTCGACGGGCGCGTGACGCTGACCCTGCCGCGCGCCGTGCCGGAGGCGGAGGGCCGTGCCTTCCTGCGGTCCAAGGAAGCCTGGCTGCGGCGCCACCTCGAAAACCAGGGCGCGCCGGTGCCCGTTGGCCTTGGCACGCGCATCCCGCTGGAGGGCGCACTGCACGAGATCGTCGCGGGCACGGGGCGCTCGGTCACCCGGGGCGACGGCGTGCTTTGCGTGCCGGGCGATCCCGACCGGGCGGCGGCGCGGCTCCAGGGCTATCTCAGGACGCTGGCCCGCGACCGGCTGGCGGCGGCGTCGGATGTCTACAGTGCGAAACTGGGCAAGCCCTACACCCGGCTGACCCTGCGCGACACGCGGTCGCGCTGGGGGTCGTGCACGTCGGACGGCGGGCTGATGTATTCGTGGCGGCTGATCCTCGGCCACCCGGAGGTGCTGGACTACGTTGCCGCCCACGAGGTCGCGCACCTGCGGCACATGAATCACTCCGACCGCTTCTGGGCAGAGGTCGAGCGCCTCTACGGCGACTGGCGGGCGCCGCGCAAATGGCTGCGCGATCACGGCAACGAGCTGCACCGCTACCGGTTCGACTGACCTCTGACAGACCCGACAGGCGCCGTCCCGTCAAGACAGGTATCCCTGCCTGTGACGGTGCGCTGCGCGTCCCCACATCTTCAGGTAGTAAAGTCACACCCGAAGGAGGGTCCGATGACGACGCTTCACTCCCGCGCGGGCGCGATCCCGCTCGAAGGCCTGCCGATCACCCCGGAACAGCAGGAACGCCTGTCCCACACGTTGCGCTGCGTCCCCGCGGATCATCTGCGCAGCCTGCAACGCATCGTGATCCGCGACCGGCAGGTGCGCGACTCCCGATCCGGCGAGATGCGCGAATACGCCGGCGGGTCGACCAACGCGACGCAGCGCGGCTGGAGGGACCTGTCGCCGCACAGTCGCCGCTTCTGGATCATGATCGACATCGACAGTTTCGACCCGCGCCAGCGGCCGATCAACAACCGTCCCAGCGGCAAGCATTACACGCTGCTGCACGAACTGGGGCACCTCGTCGACTGGAGCTATGGCGCGCTGAGCTGGATCATGCGCAACGACGCGGAGGGTTTTCGCCTGCTGGCCCGCCAGCCGCACAACGGCATCACCGGCGGCACGCAGGAAAGGTTCGCCGACGCCTACGCCGACCTGTACTTCCACCCGCCCGAGCGGACGCGGGACGACCCGCGCATCCGGTGTATCCTGCAAAGCCCGCCCTTCCGCACCGCCTGGACGCCGCACACCGGGATCGCTGTTTGAGCGCCCACGACTGCACGCTCTCATCGCAGTGGCAAAAGGAAATGGAAAAGGGGGACCCGGAAGTCCCCCTTCCCCTGCCATGCCTGGGCATGGTCTGGTTTGGGGCTCTTCACGTGCCCAGGCACATGACAGCCGGAGGGTGCCGCAGGTGTGTCTTGATTTGGCACCCGACCCGAACGAAGAACGCGCCCCAAGACGTTCTCCGATCCCTGCCGGACCATTTCCGGCCCGGCGTTTGACTCTATTCACGAACGCATGGGCGAAGTTGTTTCAGGAATTTCATCTTGACGTTGCGTAATGTCCGAATGGCCCGGTTCAGGTGCCGCATGGCGAGAACCGATTGACCTGCCGCCTGTTTGTGATCACATGGCCGCATGCAAACCGTTCCACTGAAGACCGAGATCACCGCCTCTGCCCACGACCGCGTCTATCGCGGGCTGAGGACGCGGATCATGCACGGCCAGATCGGGCCGGGGCAGGCGCTGACCCTGCGCGGCATCGGCAAGGAATTCGACGTGTCGATGACGCCCGCCCGCGAAGCGGTGAACCGGCTGGTGGCCGAAGGCGCGCTGTCGATGTCGAACTCGGGCCGGGTGGCGACGCCGGAACTGTCGAACGAACGGATCGAGGAACTGGCCGCGCTGCGCGCCCTGCTGGAGGTCGAACTGGCATCGCGCGCGCTGCCCCGCGCCCACATGGCGCTGATCGACCGGTTGCAGACCATCAACGCCACCATCGGCGATGCGGTGTCGAACCGTGATGCGGTGGCCTACATCCGCACGAACCTGGAATTCCACCGCGCGCTCTACCTGCGGGCGCAGGCTCCGGCGATGCTGGCGATGTGCGAAACGGTCTGGCTGCAACTCGGGCCGACGATGCGGGCGCTCTACAGCCGCCTGCGCCGCACCGATCCGCCGCAGTACCACCGGCTCATCATCGCCGCGCTGAAGGCCGGGGACGAGCCGGGCCTGAGACTGGCGGTGCGCACCGACGTGACGCAGGGCCTGCGGATGATCGCCGACCGGATCTGACAAACCGCATCCGACCGACCGCATCCGAGGGCCACGCGGCCCGAAGGCCCGCGCCACGCCACATTCTTCCGGCCCCGGCGCTCAAGCGCATGTAAGGCGGCAGGCGGCCCGCAGGCCCGCCCTACCCACCGTCCCGCCAGTGTTCCCCGGCGCCCACCGCGTCAACACGCCCGCTTGCGGAGAAGGGCAGGGCCGCGCATATCCGAAGACCGCGCCGCCCCTCTGAAAGAAGCCGCCATGCCGTCAGATCCGTCCGCCACGCCGCCGCGCCGGCAGGTGCTGGTCAAGTTCCTGCTCCTGCTCGGGCTGCTCGCCGGTTACTTCGCCTACCTCTGGGTGCGGTTCGACGCGGCCACCGGTGCGGTCACGGCGGGGCTGACCTGGGCCTTCTTCGTGCTCTGCACGCCCATCGCCGACGCGGGCTTTCTGCTGGATTTCCCGCTGCGGGTGTTGTTCGGCATCCGCATGGTGATCTCCGAACTGGCGGTCTGGGCATTGGCGGGCAGCATCGTGGGCACAACCCTTCTGCTGGGCCCGGCCTATTTCGACACGACCGTGCTGACCCGTCTGTTCCATCAGATCCTCACGCACCCCTGGCCCTACTGGGGCGTTGTCGGACTGTCCGCCGCCGGGACCTTCCTGTCGGTGCGAATCGGGGACGAGCTGATGGACGTGATCCACCACCGCGACCGGGCTTTCTTCCACTCTCACGCCTTCAAGCGGGAGCTGATCCAGATCGCCGCCTTCGCGGCGGTGGTCGTCGCGTATTACGAACTGATCGCCTCCCTCGGGCTGGAAAGCGTGCTGTAGCGCGGCCTGCGGATCAGGACGTCGCGGCCCCGAGCGCGGTGTCCATCAGCGCCTTGATCTCGGCCTTGCCGGTCTGTGCGACGAGGCGGCCCAGCTCCTGATCGCCCTTCAGCACGACGAGGGTGGAACGGCGCGGGATGTTCAGCATGCGCGACAGCTCCCCTTTGCCATGGGTGTCCCAGTCGACGTCGATGAAGGTGATGTTCTGCTCGTAGGCGGGGTTTTCCTGCTTGAGCGCGGACAGCACGCGCTCCTGGGCGGCGCAGGTCGAACACCAGCTTGCCCGGAAGTCGAGGAAGAGGGTCTCTCCGGCGGCGAGCCGCTGGCTGGTGAGGCCGGGCGTGTATTCCAGCGCGGCACGGGCGGCGAAGGGCAGGACAAGCGCGCCCGCGGTCAGGGTCAGGAAGCTGCGGCGGTGCATGGGAAACTCCTTTGGCAAGGGAAGGGGACAACGGGTCAGAGCGAAACGGAGAGGTCGATCAGCCAGGCTGGCAGGATGCCGATCAGCCAGGCCTCGACCATATGGTGGAGGTTGAACAGGAGCGCCAGCCCGGTGGCGGCAAAGACCACGCCCAGCACGGGCCGGGCCGCGACCGCCAGCCGCCGGAGCGTGGCGCCGTGCCGTCCGATGGCGCCGCGCGTGCCGTAGGCCAGCCCGAGGATCAGGGTCGAGACGCCCATGGCGAAGGCCGCCATGATCGCCGTCACCCGCAGAAGGCTTTCGCCCTGCGAGGCAAGTGCTATGGCGCCGCCGAGCGTGGGGCCGATGCAGGGGCTCCAGACCGCGCCGAGCAGCAGCCCGCCGAGGAACTGCCCCCGCAGCCCGGTGCGGTCGACGCTGTCCATGCGCGTGTCGGCGCGCGCCGCCATGCCAGCCGTCGCCCCGGCCAGCACCGCGCCGGCGCGCGGCACCAGAAGCGCCAGCCCGAAGGCCACCATCAGCACCGCCCCGGCCCTTGAGATGGTCTCGGCGTCGAGTCCGGCGAGATGCCCGAAAGCCGTAACCGAGACGCCGAGGACCACGAAGGACAGCGACATCCCCGCCGCCATCGCCAGGGGCCCGCGCGGGCTGGCCTGCAGCGCGCCCGCGAGCACGATGGGCAGCACCGGCACCACGCAGGGGTTGATGAGGGTCAGAAGCCCCGCGCCATATGCGAACAGCAATTCCATGCCGCGATATGAGCGCAGCCGGATGTGCCTGTCACTCGACAATCGCCTGACGCCGGGTCACGTCCGCGCCAGCGAATGTTTCAGGGGTTGTGTCAGGGCCCGACCGCCGGCGCCTGTGGACGGGGCAGGAGCGAGGGGCCGGCCCCTCGCGCTCCCCGGAGTATTTTCGAAGCAAAGAAGCCGGGAGGTCGGGGCAGGGGCCTTTCGGCGTGGGGGCATGGAGAGGACGGCAGTCGCGATAGGCCGATGGCGCCAGCGATGCAGGTGGCGCCTGGGAAGACTGGATATGCGAAGACTGGGCCTGGGAAGACTGGGCTTGGGAGGACCGGATATGGGAACGCTGGGCCTGGGGAACATAGGGCCGGGGACGGTGGTGCGACTGGACCGGCTGGCCGTTAAGGGGGCGGCCAGCCGCCTTTGCGCACTGCGGCGGAACGGGGGGCCGCTCAGGCGGCCAGTCCCTTGGCCCCCATGTTCAGGAACTTGGCCCGGCGGGCCTGCACCAGTTCGCCGCGTTTCGTGCCGCCGAGCTCCTTCAGCATCGTCGCGATGGCTTCGCCGACCGAGGAGAGTACCGCCGCGCGGTCGCGGTGCGCGCCGCCTTTCGGTTCGCGGATGATCCGGTCGCAGACACCGAGCTGGTAGAGATCCTGCGCCGTCAGTCGCAGCGCCTCCGCGGCCTCGCGCATCTTTTCGGCATCCTTCCACAGGATCGACGCGCAGCCTTCGGGCGAGATCACCGAGTAGACCGAATGCTCCAGCATCGCGACGCGGTTCGCCGTGGCGAAGGCCACCGCCCCGCCCGAGCCGCCTTCGCCGATGATCACCGTCACCAGCGGCACGCCGATCTTCAGGCATTTTTCGGTCGACCGGGCGATCGCCTCGGACTGGCCGCGTTCCTCGGCGCCCTTGCCGGGGTAGGCGCCGGGCGTGTCGATCAGCGTCACCACCGGCAGCCCGAAGCGGTCCGCCATGTCCATCAGGCGCACCGCCTTGCGGTAGCCCTCGGGCCGGGCCATGCCGAAGTTGCGGTCGATCCGGGACGAGGTGTCGTGGCCCTTCTCGTGGCCGATCACCATCACCGGTTCGTCGTTGAACCGCGCGAGCCCGCCCATCACCGCGTGGTCGTCGGCAAAGTTCCGGTCGCCGGCCAGCGGCGTGTATTCGGTGAACAGCGCCTCGATGTAGTCCTTGCAATGCGGGCGCTCCGGGTGCCGCGCGACCTGGCACTTCCGCCAGGGCGTCAGCTTGGCGTAGAGGTCCTTGAGCAGCGCGTCGGCCTTCTTGTCGAGCGCCTTCGCCTCGGCCTCCACGTCCATGCCGGGGTTCTCGCGCGCCATCGCGCGCAGTTCTTCCGCCTTGCCTTCGATCTCCGCCAGCGGCTTCTCGAAATCGAGGTAGTTGGCCATGCGGTGTCCTCCATGATGCTGGGCGCTATATGGCGATTGCGCAGCCGGAACGCAACAAAGCAAGATTTGTCGCCCCCGTCGGTGCACGATGGCCCGGAAAGGAGCGCCCATGTCCGCCACGCCGCCCGCCACGTCCTGCGAATCCCGCCTGCGCCGGGCGATCCGGCACATCGTCGACCGTCCCGGCGGGGACCTCTCGCTCGATGCCCTGTGCGGGGTGGCGGGAATGTCGCGTGTCCACGTCGCGCACGTGTTTCACGCCATGACCGGAGAAACCGCGGCACGGGCGGTGCGCCGGTTGCGGCTGCACCGCGCCGCCTTCGGCCCGACGCACGGCCCCGCCCCCGTGGACCGGATCGCCGCGCACAGCGGTTACGACAACGTGGACAGCTCCGTGCGGGCGTTCAAGGCGCTCTACGGCATCTCGCCGGCCGCCTTCCGGCAGGCCGGGCGCAGCGCGCCAGTCGCGGGGATGGCTATCCGCCGAACAGCACGGGCACCATGGCGGCGACAAGCAGCGCCGCCATCGTCCGGTTGAACCAGCGCAGGCGCACCGGGTTGGCCAGCCAGCGGCGGATACCGGTGCCGAAGCTGGTCCAGACGATGCCCGATACCGTGCCGAGCGCCAGGAAGACGGATGCGACGAACAGCACCCCGGCCACGTCCCGGCCCGGCGCGTACAGCGTGATCGCCCCCAGCGCCATGCTCCAGCCCTTCGGGTTGACCCACTGGAAGGCCGCCGCCTGCGCGAAGGTCATGGGCCGCGTCTCGGCCGCCGCTTCGCGGACCTCTCCGGCGGTGGCGATCTTCCAGGCGAGGTAGAGAAGGTAGACCACCGCCAGCGTCTTCAGCACCGCGTAGGCCGGGGGCCAGAGATCGAAGAGCCGCATCGCGCCCAGGCCCACCGGCACGATCATCAGCGGAAATCCCAGCACGACACCCGACAGGTGCGGCAAGGTCCGCCGGATGCCGAAATTGGCGCCCGACGCGACCAGCATCAGGTTGTTCGGCCCCGGCGTGAACAAGGAGGCGGCGGCAAAGCCCGCGAGGGCGGGGAAGATGTCGAAGGTCATGGGAATGCGCGTCCGGATTTCGGCTTTGACGCAACTCTGACGCATCCGTCGCGCCATGAAATTGCCATTTCCGGCGTTTTCCATGGTATTGCGCAATCCATGACCGATCTTGACCAGATTGACCGCAGGATATTGCGAGAGCTTCAGGCCGATGGCCGCATGTCCAACCTCATGTTGGCGGAGCGGGTTGGGTTGTCGCCTTCTGCCTGCCTGCGCCGGACCCAGGCGCTGGAAAAGGCGGGTGTGATCGCGGGCTATCGCGCCGTGCTCGATCCCGGCAAGACGGGGACGGGGTTCGTGGCCTACCTTTCGGTCGGGCTGAACCAGCACACCAAGGTCGCGCAGGAGGCGTTCGAGCGGGCCATGACCGCCGCCCCGGAGGTGGTCGAATGCCACAACATCACCGGCGCGGTAGAGTACCTCTTGCGGGTCGAGGTCGCCGACCTGGCCGCCTACAAGCACTTCCACACAGACATTCTGGGTGCGCTGCCGCAGGTGGACAGGCTGACCACCTACGTGGTGATGGGCTCTCCGAAGGACATGCGCGCCTGAGCGGCGGCGGCTGGCGGTCAGACCGCGATGCCCAGCGTCGCCATCCTGTCCGCAAGACCGAAACTGTCTTCCGCCTCGCCGGCAATGACCGCGCGATGCGCCTTCATGCCGAACTGGATCGGGCCGCCCCAGGCCGGCGACATGAAGCCCGGCATCGGCTTGCGGGATTTCAGACGGCGCATCATCGCGGCATTGAACCTGTCGCAGCCGTCCTGCGCGGCCTCGCGTTGCGCTTCGGGCCGGAGGTCCAGCAGGTTGCCCGACACATAGGCCGTCATCACCACCTGGAACGCCTGCGCGGCGGGCACGTCCAACGCCGCCATGCAGTCGCCGAAGGTCCGCCCGCCGTCCCCGGCCAAATCCTTCAGCCCGTCCAGCACATCGTCGGGCAACCCGCGCTTGAGCTGGTCGCCGACCGAGGGGTGGGTTCCCATTTCAAGCGCCGGGTCCCAGGGCACCACCTCGATCCCGCGCATGTTGTCGACCATGGCCGGGCCGGACATCTTCATCGCGCCACGGTGGAACAGGTCGTTGCGGAAGGTCCGGCGCAGCAACAGGTCGCGCGCCGTCTCGCCCCATCCGCCGTCCACGGCCTTCTTCAGGAAGTCCATCTCGGCGGCATCGAGGTACAGCGCCTCCATGTGCTCCACCAGCACCGCCGGCCCGGCAAAGGCCATCTTGGCGCGCTCCAGCGGCCGGCCGAGGTCTTCCATCCACTTGCCCGTGCCGAAGGGGCTGGCGATTTCGTGCGCCAGGAAGTGGTCCGGTGCCTCGCTCAGCTTGTTCCACAAAAGCTCCATCTGCGGATAGCCGTCGGCCATCATGTCGACCCAGGCCTGCGCGGCGGCCCGTGCCGGGCCATACCGTTCGTCTGCCGACCGCGCCATGGGGGCCGAGCGGAAGATCTTGCGGACCGGCGCCAGCGAGCACCATCCCGCCGCCGCGTTGTAGCCGAAGTAGGCCACCGCCCCCGGCGCCATCCAAGTGCCCAGCACGTCGACGATCTCTTCACGGACCTCCGGCGGGACCCAGGTCCAGACACCATGCGCGGCGGCGAAATCGTACTTTTCGGCGGGCGGGTTGGCCGCCATCTCGGCAAAGCTGCCCTCCAGCACCTCGATGTTGGTCAGGCCGATCTCGGCGATCAGGCGGTTCGCCATGACGATGTGCTCGGGCATGAAGTCGTAGCCGGTGAACTCCGCCCACGGATAGGCGGCGGCCAGGCCGATCAGCGTCATCGCCGACCCGCAACCCAGTTCGAGGAAACGGAACGGCTTGCCCGGATCGGGGCAGCTCAGCCCGCCGAAGTGCATCGCCTGCGCCCACCGCCATGGCGTGATCTCTGTCTGGATGGCGTCGATGTAGGCGCTGTCGGTGGGGTATCCCTGGGACCAGTCGGACATCACGCCACCCCCAGCATGCGCAGCCGCCGGGCAAGATCCGGGCCCGGCTCGCCCTCGGCCAGCGCCGTGCGGTGCGTCTCTTCCTGAACCTCGATTGCGCCGCCGATCACCGGCGAGACAAGGCCGGGCGAGGGCGCCCCGGTCTGCAACCGCCGCAGCATCGCCATGTTGAACCGGTCGCACCCTTCTTCTGACGCGGCGATCTGCTCTGCCGGGCGCCTGTCCAGCAACTTGCCCGAGGCAAGGGCCAGCATCGCGATCTGGAAGGTCTGCGCCGGGTTGTCGCCCAGCACGTCCGCGCAATCGCCCAGTGTCGCCCCCTCTGCCGCGCGGGCATGCAGCGCGGCGACCAGGTCGTCCTGAAGGTGGTGTTTCAGCCGCCGGTAGATCCCGAGGTGCGTGGTCAGGCGGATCTCCTGGTCCCACGGCACCACGTCAAGCGCGCGCATCCGCGCCACCATTTCGGACGCGCCGAGGAACGGCGCCCCACGGTGGTACAGGTCCTTCCGGAAGAAGCGGCCATGCAGCAGGTCGCGCGCCGCCTCGCCCCAGCCCTCCGCCACCGCCTGCCGCAGCAGGTCGAGGCGCGGCTCGTCGAGGAAGGGGCCGTCCATGTTCTCGGCCAGGACCGCCGGGCCGCCATAGGCCATCTTGGCATCCGCCAGGGGGGCGGCGACCTCCTCCATCCACACGCCGGTGCCATGCGGGTTGCCCAATTCGTGCGCCAGGAAATGGTCGTCGCGGTCGGCCATCGTCGCCCAGTGCGCCCGCACGCCCGGGTTGGTCTCGCCCATCAGCGTCAACCAGTGCGACACCGCCTCGCGCGCGGGACCGTAGGGGTTGCCCGGCGGGCCTTTCGGCACCTCGGCAAAGATCTTGCGGATCGGCTCGGACGCGGCCCAGCCAGCCGCCGTGTTGTAACCCACGTAGAACACCGCGCCCGGCGCCAGCCACCGCCCCATGACCGCGACGATGTCGCGGCGGACAGTCTCCGGCACCCAGGTCCAGACGCCGTGCGCGCTGGCAAAGTCGTATTTCTCTGCCGGGGTCTCCTGCGCCATCTCGGCAAAGCTGGCCTCGCGCACCTCGACGTTGGTCATCCCGGTCTCGGCGATCAGCGCGTTGGCCTGCATCACGCATTCCGGCATGAAGTCGTAGCCTGTGAACTCCGCCCACGGATAGGCAGCGGCCAGACCGATCAGCGTGGTGGCCGACCCGCAGCCCAGTTCGAGGAAACGGAACGGCTTGCCCGGGTCCGGTGCGTCGCGCCCGGCGAAGGCCAGTGACTGGTGCCAGCGCCACGGAGAGATCGCAGGCTGGATGGCATCGATGTAGACGGAGTCGGTCGGGTAGCCATTGGACCAGTCGGACATGCGTTTTCCCATTTCAGAAAAAATCGTTTTGTTCGAATTGTCGAAAGCCTGCGAGGAAGTTGACCGAAAGGCAAGGGCAGGGTTTCCGGACCCGGCTGGTATGGACGTTGGGCCTGATGTGGACCGCGTGCACACGCAGGCGTGATCGGCGATTTGTGCTGCGCCGCGGCAATTCGGTGAATTTTGGCGATCCGGGCGGGAAACCGGGAAATTGGCACCGTTCGATGGTTAAC is a genomic window containing:
- a CDS encoding class I SAM-dependent methyltransferase → MSDWSQGYPTDSAYIDAIQTEITPWRWAQAMHFGGLSCPDPGKPFRFLELGCGSAMTLIGLAAAYPWAEFTGYDFMPEHIVMANRLIAEIGLTNIEVLEGSFAEMAANPPAEKYDFAAAHGVWTWVPPEVREEIVDVLGTWMAPGAVAYFGYNAAAGWCSLAPVRKIFRSAPMARSADERYGPARAAAQAWVDMMADGYPQMELLWNKLSEAPDHFLAHEIASPFGTGKWMEDLGRPLERAKMAFAGPAVLVEHMEALYLDAAEMDFLKKAVDGGWGETARDLLLRRTFRNDLFHRGAMKMSGPAMVDNMRGIEVVPWDPALEMGTHPSVGDQLKRGLPDDVLDGLKDLAGDGGRTFGDCMAALDVPAAQAFQVVMTAYVSGNLLDLRPEAQREAAQDGCDRFNAAMMRRLKSRKPMPGFMSPAWGGPIQFGMKAHRAVIAGEAEDSFGLADRMATLGIAV
- a CDS encoding class I SAM-dependent methyltransferase: MSDWSNGYPTDSVYIDAIQPAISPWRWHQSLAFAGRDAPDPGKPFRFLELGCGSATTLIGLAAAYPWAEFTGYDFMPECVMQANALIAETGMTNVEVREASFAEMAQETPAEKYDFASAHGVWTWVPETVRRDIVAVMGRWLAPGAVFYVGYNTAAGWAASEPIRKIFAEVPKGPPGNPYGPAREAVSHWLTLMGETNPGVRAHWATMADRDDHFLAHELGNPHGTGVWMEEVAAPLADAKMAYGGPAVLAENMDGPFLDEPRLDLLRQAVAEGWGEAARDLLHGRFFRKDLYHRGAPFLGASEMVARMRALDVVPWDQEIRLTTHLGIYRRLKHHLQDDLVAALHARAAEGATLGDCADVLGDNPAQTFQIAMLALASGKLLDRRPAEQIAASEEGCDRFNMAMLRRLQTGAPSPGLVSPVIGGAIEVQEETHRTALAEGEPGPDLARRLRMLGVA